CGTATATAGACTATTCTCACAACTTTCTCAGAAAAATCCAACAGATATCCAACGCGAAAGTTTCCGCATCGCAGGCGAAAATAAGACACTGTTCCTTTTTTAATTTTTTTCACACCTGCAGGCAGAGGGTTAGCTTTTAACCCTTTTATTTTTTTAATTATGTTTTCTACATCTTTTTTAGGGATAGACGCAAACTCCTTCTTAAC
The bacterium genome window above contains:
- a CDS encoding type II toxin-antitoxin system RelE/ParE family toxin, with translation MYSLVYKSSVKKEFASIPKKDVENIIKKIKGLKANPLPAGVKKIKKGTVSYFRLRCGNFRVGYLLDFSEKVVRIVYIRKRDESTYSNL